Below is a window of Malus domestica chromosome 13, GDT2T_hap1 DNA.
aaaatttctctgtGTTTTAGAACGAAGGGTTTTTGTGTAATTATCAGTTTTAAAAAGGTAATTATAGTGCCAAGTGTCGTGCCATATGAATTTCAATGTgaaataaggttttttttttattattattattttttttgtgtgtgagaAAATTCATTGAGTCTGATTGTCTTGTTTGAAAAAGGTGTTTTAGTGGCACCACCATCATTACTTTCAAAAAATACGATGTTATGATACTCTGTGATTCCAATTCCTTCTAATGTAGCTAAAAGAATTATGGAATCACTTGAAAATAAGCTTTCACTGTATGAATTATTTTCATTGTAAGAGTTTTGGACGTCCGTGGAAAAGTCACACTACTAGAAATTTGAGTACAGGCCACTTATTTTGGGGCCACGTCCAACTCACGAAACAGTGGCGTTTTTAGGCAATAGCCAGAATGCTGTAACATGCATCTGTGTCCATTTGTAAGCCACGATTATACCGTGGCCAATGTCTATTTCTCTACAGTGCAAATCTAAACTAATTATGTAGTAAACACGGGTTTATAACATTAGGCTTGATTCCATGAACACATACACCCCAGAATTTTGAGTATCGTCCTAGTACAATCCTAATGTCACATGCAGTATTACTGTTGCCAAATTTGCAACCAAAAGACGTACATGAACCATCTCAATCCCCTTTGGTATATTTACTAATCATGAACGTCCAAATCTTTGGTGCAACTTAGCCTAAGCTAGCCAATTAATTCTCGAATATTGACATTTGATTGGTTTCTCCCTAGCTAGCTAAAGGCCCCAAGTTCCTTTTAACTTAACCATGATTATATGGAGATTAACATGTTTATCTAAGCAAATCATCTATAGAACAtggttttttagccaaaatggtccatgagatttgcataatacatcactttggtccctgagattgaaaattgtccaccatcaattattttggtcattccgttaaaaactccgttaattGTCCCAGAACTCTTGGCCGAAAGTTtgagcaattttcaaaacttcgtagctcaatcgtttcttaaccaaattcgacccctaatatatcaaaatgaagatagaaaagtgtagaaccagattatacctatttggaagcccaatggttgccggagatggcctgaaaatagcttgaaaggtgactggtccacaggaaaactcaccggaaactgggtaaactttaaacgttcataacttcttcaatactcaatgaaatcaagtgattcaaaaataaaaatcatacttttcgatgagacgaagagaatggtacatttCTTGATAGCTAAATCACCAtggtttggctggaaaatggatcgaaagtggctgtcttggtctcaAGTTAGCCACTTTTGAACCATTTTCAGGAAAAACCACGGTGAATTAGCCATCtataaaggtaccattctcttcgtctcattgagaaatatgattttcatttttgaatcactcgatttcattgagtattgaagaagttatgaatgtttaaattttacccagtttccgacgagttttccagttttcctgcggaccagtcacctttcaggctattttccgaccatctctggcaaccattgggcttccaaataggtataatcttgttctacatgttccttatcttcattttgatatattatgtgtcgaatttggttaagaaacaattaagttacgaagctttgaaaattgcccaaactttcggccaagagctccgggacacttaacggagtttttaaatgaatgaccaaaataatggatggtggacaatctcaggaacaatttctattgattttcaatctcaaggaccaaaatgatgtgttatGGAAATCTCAGGGATCATGTTAGCTAAAAAGCCATAGAACATtgataaatgaatttgaattctTAATTATAAGAATGATTAAGAGGATTCTCTAAGCATCGAGAGCCACAATCATGTTGTCCTTGATCCACCAAAAACTGGCAGCTAATTTACTAATGACCGCAAATGCACTTGCATTATGTAGAAAATGCGCAATTAACTGTTGTTTGTGACCTTAGATCGTCATCTTTGAACCTAACTCCACAAAAAGTGCATGCGTAAGCTTGTCAACTTCAAAGCTGGGTGTCTCCATTACCTAGATTAATTGCCCCACTTAATTTCATGTGGATAAAAGCCACCGATTGTGTTAATTAATTACCCATAGATAATACGACAACAATTTGGTACTTAGAGTGATTAAAATTGTACCATTACACTAGAAATAAGCTgagatgtgaaaaaaaagagAACATAAGCGTGATAAGGAAGTGATTTACGCACACTTATAATATTCTTTCTCTGTACACCTATTTTTTTGCATACACACCCTTGTTTATTTATGATATTTAGAttgaaattaaaagaaaaattaatacaccaaaaaaataaaaaaaaaaccagaatgtacaaagaaaaaaaaaagaaaactaacgaaaagtccaaacaAACTTCtcttttgatgaaaaatcatttttaaaggtatagtgaatagtactagaaaaatgtataaatgtgattttttgttaaaagtaaacagtatcaaaagtgttttgttaaaactcctaaaaaaaatgcaaaaatttTGTCGACATATATTAACAACTAAAAATCATTTTGAGAGTATAAAATGTGAACAACTGTTTTTAGCATATCTAGAAAAGTATCATTTGAGAAGAAAGTGGTATGTATTCATAAGGCAAACAAAAGCCACTTATTAAAGGCAAGGCTTTTAAAAAGGTCTTGAGTGGAATGAGTGTCTCTTTGACTGCATCGAGGGACACTCTTGAGGCCCTATTAttgtcttctccaattttatttttggaacgAGACCTCTCCATCTTTCACTATTTGCGACGTCTGACCCATGAGCATGGGACAATTTATAGCCACGATTTCAGATTTGTTTATGATTCTAGCGAATagcttttttcattttttaacttACAAGTCACTAATGTTAATAGTAGCACTACATGAGTCATCTTCATCATTGGAAACCATAAGTTGGAGTACTCTTCTCACAGAGTCAATGTACCTAATTTCTGCAAAACCTTCGAATTCCAACTAACTTCCTTTTTTTAACTAACAATATGATATTCACAAAGCTATATTTACAACATGTAGACTCACGTGTAACAATTAGATACTAGACTCACTACAACCAGAGTGAAAGAAGTTGAAGTTTCATTTTAAACCAATTGACGATATGGGTAGTGATGACTCAACTTCTTACAAAttgttgcatggtttttcatttttcaatgtTTGACTCTTTGTACCTTTATATCCTCACAAAGAATTCTTCACAAAACGATTTTTATAACATGTAATTAACAATTAGGTATCAGACTCACTATAACAAGAGTTCTAACTAATTTATTTCGGATCCATTAACTTTAGGTGCTAGTGCTAGTCAATTAATAACCCTTTTGTTCCATAAAAGAAAAGGCTGATGATGATGTATTGTATGGAAAATTGAGAAATCAGGCCAACAATAATAACAAGACAGCAAAGGgatcaaaattaataatattattaattcaACCAGTGATGGACTCATGGAAATGGCGATAGAAGTTTCTCTAGAGCTGGAAACGAGTGGCTGAGCTTAGTTGAGTAACCTTGTACTAGTTAATTAGCATTTAGGTTTGGCAAACttataaatattaaataagattggTCAGTAGTCCTAGAAATGATTAGAACGACACTGGAGAGAGGGGATTTAAAATTTGAACACACAACTTCATTTGCATCCGGTTGCTGGAGTAAAAGCTTTTAAACACTTGCGAGTGACAACTTTCACGTCCCTTTCATTGGTTAAGAGATTTCAGGAGAATGCTATGGATGGATACAAACTAGTTGCCAATTAAGGATTGAAAactgaataaattaaaattctCAAAAAGTTTAACCCTACTGTACCTGCAGATCACAGCTAATTAATACATAATTAAGCAGCTAGCTAGCACAATCCTATTCTATCTTATTAATCCATCTGACATAATTGTTGATCTGTTAGGCTAAGCCCATATGGCCATTACTGACATGCCTCCTGCCCCAAAAAGAACTGCAATATAAGACAACATTTGGAGCTTCACATTTGCTTGCAATTTAGTCCCCATGAAATCAGCTGCTAGGAGATCCACCAGCGCCATATAGTTGAGCAGCCCTGCAGATGCAGCATTTAGCAACCCGACCACAATCAGAGCCGTCGGACTGTTGTCACTGTATATATGTGACAGTGCAATCCCTAGTGCTATCCCAAATGGTGTCGTGGCTGAGAAGAAGAACACCATTGTTGCTTTCATCTTCATACCATATTCAGCCTGCAAGCCACGTTAATTTGAAGCATGTTTTAGgattaattatacaatttatacTTTAATTGGCTACTTAAAGATGAGTAGGAACTACTAatcaaaatttctcaaaattgttcgttgtctatttatagaatttcgtgtttataattagaaacgtttatattataaattaccCTATAAAGATCGCCTCTGcaagaaatcaattaaaactaaggtcgtttagtaatcaaactatttaaaaacaaatgaacggtattggtaaaagcattacaaactgtctatgtatttgctacaatacattaactaaacgaccttagattaaatttattttttggataGATGATCTTTACAATATGATTCATAGTATCAATGATTTTGATCATAAACACAAAGCTCTGTGATTAAAACACTAAGAGTTTTGAATGGAAATTCCTATTCATCTTTGAGTAGTCAAATATTGTTCATTAATAAATACAAGGCTGGTAGATTAGTTGGTGAATAATGAATTAATAATCACCTGTAGTATGCATCCGCCAAGACCCATCCCTTCAAATAGTTGATGGAAGCAAAGGGCAGCAATGAGTGGTCTGATTGTGCATGGATTATCAGATGCCCCCATTGATAATCCAATCACTACCGAGTGCACTACAATTCCTAGTTCCAATACCTGCATGCATCAACACTCCAACTCAGTTAAAAATGATTCAAACCCTAACTTAGTTTCAAGGTAATGCTCGATTAATAGCTTTAATTTAGTTGAATACGCTAAGCAAGTTTAAATGGTTAAGAGTATTCGAGCACGCGTAACAAACTACACAAAATCATAAGATTAATACCTGTGCCACAACACGATATCTCAACAACTGTGAATCCTTATCGTCGAGTCCCTCTTCAGTCTTAATGTCATGACCATGCCCAAAAGGCTCTATTTGAGAAGAGCTATTTTTGGCGTTCTCCTCATCTTCGCCGCGAGCTGCACCGCGAACTAAATATTTCCTATAGTGACTCATCGAAAACGAGTCCACCATGAGAGTAAGAACGGCTGAAAGCATTGCCACGAACGTTGTGAACGGAAACTTGCTCCACGGATGTTCGGGCAAGCACTCGGATGTCAAGCAATCGAACGAGTCGGGCAAAACGTGCATGAACCCGGTGGCAAGTATGACACCAGAGGCGAACGCTTTGACAATGACGAACATGTTTTTGCCGGGTTGGAGAGCCGAAACCTTGCGTGAAAACATCGGCAAGCAGACACCAATCATGCTCGTGACCAAAATGGCAAATAAAGCAAtgatcttcaggatcaaggCCTTGGATTTGTCGTGGCATTGTCCTTTGGATTTGGACCCGCATTGTTGTGGTTCCTCGGCGGCTGCATTGACGGCAATGCtgatgaggaggaggatgacGGCGAGGGCGTGGAGTTTGGCAGCCATTGAAGTACTTGCTTAGTAATGGGATATCTATGTTGGTGTGTGAAGCTGAGTTTGttggaattagggttttatagATTCAAACCTAGGTCAAATGCCAGGAGTACCCTTGATGCGAGATTTGTTTTAGATGGTTTGGAGTGGTGAATTTTGAGATGAAGAAGGGTAGTTTGGAGAGCATGGACTGGGGACGAAGAAAAATTGTGACGGGCGTGTGGTGAGCTTTTGGCATGCGCGGAGTTTAACTGAGAGTTCTGTGCTACGTCATCAGTTGGACTCGTCCTAGTCAGCTGCTTGGATGTCGTGGCATATTGCTGAAAGagacttaatttttttttttttgaagcaaaAAGAGACTTAATTAactttaatgaattttagtaaaattaattaacgaagttaattaatgtttttattaaagttaaatgattaaaaaggaataaaaaTATATACTTGTTTAGCTTAATTCAAAATCTctcagaaaaaataaatatatacttGTTTAGCCTAATTCAAATTGGGAATTAGCCATTTTTTTAAATGCTTACAGAAATTCTTTTTAATTGTATTTATAATTCTTTTTTAGAAATATTTAtgctttttttgttgttggataattttttgaaaaagactCCTATCAAAGATAAACTCCAACCTCTTTTATCCAGCCTGTTTTCAAATCCCCCTTTTGATAAGATGATCTAACAAAATTCGCCCATTTAAAGAGATCATTTctagattctctttgtgaggattctaggGATTAATTTATcttagtcattcatcatacatctTGCGGTCAACTTTTGATAGGTACcttttgtgttcaattttaaataaaaaatttaaaataatttatgaccatAAAATGACTGATGAACGAATAGGATGAACTGCTTTATAGGATCCTCATAAAAAAGATCCGAAATTAAACTGGGCCCAATAGGACCAGTAGGCCCAATAGACCCAATTAGCCCACAGGAATGCATTTTTATAACGGTCACCAGAACAGAAACATcaacagcaacagcagcagtagaaatttttaattgcGACAGAAATACAGGTGATatgtatttttatgtaaataataaaaaaatttattttttaaattgttaaCTTTTTAACGCACAAATCCCACAATTTGTATAATAATATACTACTTCGTGTGCCGATCATACTGAAATATCTCTCAAGCGGCAGAGACGACACTGTTTCCTTATCCCCTTCTCTCCACCTGCATCTTCtttcacttctctctctctgaaacTTCCCtccctcctttttcttctctcttcctcACATTCGATGCTATTGCTCACaaattctctctctttcctgcATGGCAAGAGGTCCCTGTCTTTCCCGCGCACAACGAGGCCACCGCCGCCGCCCTTCTTATTCCTCAACCCAGACTCCCGCCGTTTTCGACTCCCTcaaaagtcttttttttttctccactCTCATTTATTTCCACTTAAATTATGtcacttttattttctttttcgtattatttttgtttttaaggcCGTTGGAGGAGTAAGATTCGACGGCCCGGAGATCGAAGTCGGCGAGGTGTCGGAAACGGAGGACGGTGACTTGGTGATCGAGACCGGCGTCACGTGGACGCTGACTCCGGCGTTGACTCTTCCTCAAGGACTTGAAAAGATCAGAGAGGCCGTTGAGGAGTTGAAGCTCAATCCTCCTTCCACTTGTACCGGAATTCATAGGTTTCAAGTAATTAAAAATCTCCGGTTTCATACTGGTTTATCACACAATGTGCGTtgaattgtggattttgatggcGAATTTCACAGATGGCTGTGCCGCTGAGTGCCAAAGCCTGAACTGGTTTTGCATGCAGTTATCCTCTGTTTTTCATGGGCAAGGATGTCGAAAACCCGAGTTATAAATCGCTGTACGTGAATGAAACCCGAGGAGTTTTCGGAATTGGTGCCGCGGTTCACTTTGCaccttcatcatcttcttcttcgttcAAAAGGTTAGTTCTTGTCTTTCTTTTTGCCCTCGTTGATTTTGACGGGACACCCACACAAGTAGCTCATGTTGTAGCATCACTTGTGGAAGAAGGATTTACTGCAGTAAAGCTGAGGGCACTATTCTCATCTCTCTGAACTCATATTGTTACCATTACAAAGATTCTTGTCAATACGACTTTGTTATTACGCATCAAAGAAAGCGAAGGCTTTGGTTTGCGGCTTTCCAATGATTTTTGCAGCAGGTAGCTATACAGGCAGTGAGAAAGAAAGTCGGATACCAAATTCAAGTTCGCGCTGACGCCAATCGGAACTGGACATATGAAGAAGCTATCCAGTTTGGATCCTCGGTAAAGGATTGCGATCTGCAGTATTTAGAGGTATTCACTCTGCAAAATTGGTTAACATTTCTACTCTACATTACCACTCCCTCCCGAGGGATGGAATCTCTTTCAGATCAAATTTTATGTGGTTGGCATACTTTAACGATTTAAATTTTCTCCTCATCTTTATTTGTTAGGATTAGTGATACTTGTCAATGTATCTTAATGCCATCGTTGACCCTGAGACTATCTTTTTGTTGCAGGAACCTGTTCAAAATGAAGGCGATATTATCAGATTCTGTGAAGAAAGTGGGTTACTTGTGGCACTGGATGAAACTATTGACAGTATTAGAGAACATCCACTTGATAAGCTGGATGAAACTGTGAGTGGCAGTTTATACATTGCTCATTAGTATCTTAATCTCTTGCAATTTGGTGTCTTTGTTACTGAAATTCATGACCATTCGAGGGCGTGTTCCTGATTTAGGTTGTTCATGTTGGTTCTTTCAGGTTATTAAACCTAGCGTTGTTGGCGGCTTCGAAAATACAGCAATCATTACCCGGTGGGCACAGCAGCACCAAAAAATGGCTGTTGTTAGTGCTGCGTTTGAAAGTGGCCTAGGTTTGTCAGCATATTCAGTTTTGCTGTTATCTCAACCAGAAGAATTCAGAAATCTGTGAAATGATGAATTATTCATTTGCCCCGTCAATAGCTCATGGATTAGGAACTTACCACTGGCTAAAAGAAGATGTAACGACTAACGACCACTCCTCTCAAGATAGGCTGTAATCCATATAGTGGCTTCGTAGAAGCATCGTTGCAGATCAAGTTcttgaaaatttcaaataaatggCAACGTAGTTCATAGAAATTTTACTGGAGTGCAAGTCAGCGTATTGTAGCTCACTGTAGATTCTCTTCTCCCATCAAAGTCCACGAGATTGGACAAAGATACGATGTTAGTTAAAATTTCATATACTtgagactctctctctctctctctcaagttgCATTGGTTTCCTGTGTCAGCCTCAATTCATACTCGATCGTGAAAGCTTGATGAAGTCTTCATTGATGCTAGACGTGGACTATGAGATAGTAAATAATTGGATCACTTGCTCTTACGTTCGTATACCAGTGACAAATCTAAAATTCGAACCTTGAGAAGTTTTAGATTTAAAGGTTCAAGTTATTTAGATAGAAACAGTGTAAAACGTGCAAAAAAATTCAGTTTATTCGCTGAAAACATTTTGTTGAACATTTGGTGAACTTATTGTCGTCAGCCGAACGAAATTGTGTACAAGTCAAAAGATATTGACATATACCAAAGCAATATAACGAGTGCTATTGAGAGAGCTTATCACGTATTATCCATGCAACCTGCGAAAGGTATTTTGTCGAACATTTAGTCTGCACAAAAAGTCCTCAGAAGACTTTCACATATACATTTCTCGAACTTCGAGGGGTTATGAGATCTCAATGTGCATCCACCACGGAGTATACGAACGATGATTGCGACAATCGATGCGAGATGTGCGTTAAGTGTAGTCCATTGTGGAATGTTGAGATCAATGGTTTATCAGCCCGACATCAATGGTTTTGCATACCCATCACAAATTCAAAATCACCTTCTAATGAAATTTTCTTTAGTAAGGAAAATTAAAATCACTCTCAACCTTGTTACTCAAGAGTTAATTTTGATTACTCGACGCATTTGCATTTGTGACGAACACATTTGGGACGTCCATCAGTATAAATCTCGGCAGTCATTCAGAACTTGGCAACGAATATTGCCAGCTTGCTGTCTGTCTAAGCAACTGCATTTTCCGTCGCTACAAATGACCTTGTCGCCAACGCACTTGAATTTTCCTTCGCACTCACGGCTAGTTGAACATCGGCCTGTTTCTGGTGACTGGGCGATTTCAGGTGGCGGTGCAGAGCCGCCCAGAAACTCTAAGCACGTGCATTTGTTGTCGAGGCAAATAACTGTGCCTGAAGATGAGCATTCAGTTTCGTTGCGTTGGAAAATTAGGTTTCAGTTCGCCGGAAACAGCTGCATGTGGCAATGCATGGCCAATGGGCCAACTCTATCTTTCTAAGCTAAATTTAATTCCCCGAATCCATATGTGACATCCGATTGACGAAATCCAATCGTTTGAACATATTTTCGTTAGAGACCGCTACTTAATCATTATAAcaatcgacgatccaaccgttaaatcattaccaaattttgatatgttattatacgtaatatttgaggaccttaggaacttaTGGATTGGAAATCCGGTGGGTGGATCATTTTTAACGATCTAATAGGATCAATTTTTAGCAAAATGTTCTTAATTGTTCTTGAATACTAAAACTAGTATTACTAGAGACAAAGTAGGGCTTAGTGAGCTTATAGCGGTTAGTGAGCTATCCCAGCTAATATATACCTTAGTTTACATGTATAGGAGGCCTTATTGTGATATAGATGCGTATTTATCTTTTTGATAATATGAATGACATGTATGGTAACTATTATGAGCCTAAAATCCTATTAGAAGTATTCCGTGGAACTCTATGCTTGTGTGACATGTTAGTTAGTGATCATGAGAAATTGATAGTGCAGGCGATTACGTTGTAAATCATAGGCGTTGAGATAGGGATAAGGAGGTTGTATGTTGATCTaactgcaccatgtagcagtggCATAcagatggtcctgcttggtatatccgtgatATGGGACCATACGCATTTCAGAGATGATCACCGCTTGCACGATTAGACTATgcttatggttctgcttggtttgTCCacaatgggggaccatacgcatgGAGCAGTACTATCAAGCTCCAACGTCTCCGACTCGGTAAATTGTTCAGGTGACCGAGGACCTCACGGGCTAGTCTGCATCGATGCGAAGTCCAACTCTTGATCAGAATCGGccacttcttcaaaatcatagAAGGGATTCGCCTGCAATGGAAGCCAAAAAGCATGGAAATATTTTTAACACATACATTTGGCTCCAACACAAAACGAAATACTTATCAGGAATTTATGAAATGTAAACACAAATACCTGAGGTCTTGGAGTGACTGCTTCAAAGCTATGAAAAACAGGATTATCAAAATTTGGGGGTTCCAGAACGATGTAAGCTCCTTTATTTCTGCACCTATCTCCTGTCCCCTGCATGTGCATGAAGAGATTAGTGTCAATTTACAGAATGCGAAAACAGGCACATAAACTATTTCATAAAATCCgtaagtaaaaccaaacgtaGATGAACTTGAAGGCTCAATCAAGAGTTAAGAAAGCATCACAGCATGAGTCGGGAGACGGACTAGTTACAAATAGTCAATAGCTATACATTTAGACACACAGAAACACATTTCATGTGCTGCATCTatagattttagttttatattggTTCTTTCTTCACTGGGTTCAAGTACCTTACTTTATCTATGCTCTTTTCCTATTACGCAAACGATTTCTATACAGATGTTTTCATGGGTGGTATCATCCAATCACTATCTTACTATCTTGATATCCAATTACTATCTTTGATATTTCCTGTTACAAGGCTAAAAGAAAGTATTCATTCTGGTTTACTTATATTACTATCTTGATATCACAAACCTCCCAAACCTATAGAACTTACCAATGTTAATAATAAAGATAATTGAGTTTAGGATCTTAGAAGGAAACAGGCAAAACCACATCAGCATAACCATACATGCATCAAGCAAACTTTGCATCGCAATTTGGCATAACTATGAACACAACAAATACCAATCTCAAAAGATCCTAAACAAACCTGAAATTGTGGGTAGTCTGGAGCACTAAACAAAGTAATGAGCTTTCCAGACTCCACAATGTGATCTATGGTGAACCCGTTATCCATTCCCTCAAGACCTGGCCTTTGCCTCTTGTCCCGCGCATCAGGGCCTTCATGCGTTCTAATAATCAACTGTGGTTTTGACAATATAGAATAACCCAAATCTTAGTATTGCACCTCTATTATGATTACCAGTTGTGCAAATACAACACAAGGAAGTAAACGTAACAAGAGAGTAGAAAGAAATCATCTCATGCTTAGTGTGTGAGAGAAACATAAGTGCAACAGCCTTTGTGCAGTTTAGAAACATTACAGCTGCTAGTCGTTTTTAAAAGGATTAAAAGTATACATTTTGTTTCCTTTAATAGTAAAATTTTAACGGAAGACATAGCCAAACCCCACCCACCATCTACCTATTGAGCCAAGGTCAAGGTGGTTAAAAACTATCAAAGCAATAACAAAACCATAAGCACCTGCATCTCTTATACATGCTTTCATAACAAGCTTTAACAATCATCATGTAACTCTGAACCTAAAATACGCCATTGTAAGAACCTATTCGTTGTCAACATTATATTAGGGTTAACAACTGATCATCCGGCAGATATTGTTTTCGACTAATTAACTTCGTACGATCATTCAAAATTATATTGAAGGACTTGTCCGCATTTGTTTTTAAAAGTTACCTAAATTTAAATTCACAGCACTTAGGAACACCAGTAACCAAAATCAATCAAAGGTATAGTTCTAGAAAAGAAATGTGCATCATCTCTAGATTACAGTTAAAGCATGCCATGTTTCGAAGTCACAATATGCTATTAATTGAATGCATCACTTAACAACAAACACAAGCAAGTCACCAGAAATTAGACAACAAAAGGCATAATGTTAAAGATCATAGCATCGACAAAATATCCCACAACATATTGGTTTCCAACATGTAAGTTGTAACCGTGCAAGTAAACTAACATTCAGTTGCCTAAAACCAAGAAATGCAGATTCCATGTTGTATATAACCTTGAGTTGAGACTTCTTGAGAAAATCCTCAGTGCAGTCAGGGCCCCAAAGCAAACCAATGCCTCTCTCTGTGTTCAAAGAAAGACCGGGATCCATGGAGGGATCTGACCATAGCACGTCACCAGGAATCAAGTTCGAACCTTCACACGAAGGATCCAAAACCGATCTTTGAGCCTTCTTTAATTCTTCAAATGTGCCAAGAGACAATGGACTGCTCAGTTCAGGATCGAAAGCTAttctccttctcttctttcCTTTTGATCTCTTGGGGTATGCCGCCATGCTGCGAAACAGCCCACCATGAGCAGTATATACATACTTCCCGATAATGGATGTCAAAGGGAGACGCTTAAAGCACCAGAGACATTGTCGGTATACATCTTTCCCTTTGTCTCCATACTTTGTCAACACTTCCTTCTCAAATCCATAAACGGAAGTGCAATATTTGGATTCATGATTTCCTCTAAGAAGATAAACGCTCTTGGGCAAAAACACTTTCCATGCCAATA
It encodes the following:
- the LOC103452301 gene encoding fe(2+) transport protein 1-like, which produces MAAKLHALAVILLLISIAVNAAAEEPQQCGSKSKGQCHDKSKALILKIIALFAILVTSMIGVCLPMFSRKVSALQPGKNMFVIVKAFASGVILATGFMHVLPDSFDCLTSECLPEHPWSKFPFTTFVAMLSAVLTLMVDSFSMSHYRKYLVRGAARGEDEENAKNSSSQIEPFGHGHDIKTEEGLDDKDSQLLRYRVVAQVLELGIVVHSVVIGLSMGASDNPCTIRPLIAALCFHQLFEGMGLGGCILQAEYGMKMKATMVFFFSATTPFGIALGIALSHIYSDNSPTALIVVGLLNAASAGLLNYMALVDLLAADFMGTKLQANVKLQMLSYIAVLFGAGGMSVMAIWA